The sequence GCCGTAGGTGTCTGGGCTGGAGCAGCAGGAGCGGGTGGGGCAGACGCTGGCTGTTGCGCTGGCAGATAGGAAGTCAGCGAGAGCAGCAGGTAGGCGGAAAGAGCACGGGAAGGTATTTTCATGCGTCAAAAACCTCCACGCATGGCCCCGAGGTGTCGAGAGGAAACTCTCCGCCACTCTTTCTCCTGCGGGTGAAAGATGAACACGACTTCCTCCGACTCATGCCTCGTTCTGATTCATTCCCCCATCCATGAAAACACAGCTCACCCTGCTCCTAGCTCTCGCCACGGCCTCGATTAGTGCCTTTGCGGAAAACAACACGCCTCCAGCCGGATTCACCGCCCTCTTCAATGGCAAGGACCTCGCAGGCTGGTATGGCTGGGGCACGCAAGATCCCACGGACCTCGCCAAAATGACGCCTGAGCAGCGAGCCGAATACCGGAAGCACTCCATCGAAGGCGGGCTCAAAGACGCCAAAGGCAACGACAAAGGCGACCACATCCACGCCCACTGGAAAGTCGAGAACGGCGAGCTCGTCAATGACGGCAAAGGCCTCTACCTCACCACCGACAAGGACTACGGCGACTTCGAGCTCTGGGTGGACTACAAGATGCTCCCCCTCGGCGACAGCGGCATCTACCTGCGCGGCATCCCCCAGGTGCAGATCTGGGATTTCACTGAAAAAGACGAAAAAGCACTCTCCCTGGGCAAGCAATTCGGCTCTGGCGGCCTCTGGAACAACAAGAGCCCCGAAGGCAAAAACCCGCTCAAGCTCATGGATAAGCCCATCGGCGAGTGGAACACCTTTCACGTCAAAATGATCGGCGAACGTGCCACCGTCACGCTCAATGGCGAAGTCATCGTCAAGAATGCCGTGCTGGAAAACTTCTTTGCCAATCGCAAAGCCGGCTACCTCGCCTACGGCAAAAAAGACGACAAAAAAGGAGCCGCACCCGCTGCACCTGCCAATTGGATCCCAGACCCCACCTTTGCCCGTGGCCCCATCCAGCTCCAGACCCACGGCAGCGAAATCCGCTGGCGCAACGTCTTCATCCGCGAAATCACCGCCGAAGAATCCAATACCACCCTGGGCGGCAACTGGGCGGAGGAGGGCTTCACCCGCCTCGACAACGGCATCGACCTCAGCAACTGGCAGGGAGCCGTGCAGAACTACGAAGTCGTCGATGGAGCCATCGTCTGCAAAAAAGGCAAAGGCGGCGACCTCCTCAGCAAAGAACAATACACCGACTGCATCATCCGCTTTGAAGTCCAGATCCCCGAAGGCTGCAACAACGGCATCGCCCTCCGCACCCCCGTGGGCGGGCACAGCGCCTCAGACGGCCTGGAAATCCAAGTCATCGACAACGACGGCTACAACAAAGCCCACCCCGGCAAAGAGCTGAAGGAGTATCAATACCACGGCTCCGTCTATCACCTCGTTGGAGCCAAGCCCGGCTTCCTCCGCCCCGCAGGCCAGTGGAACTTCGAAGAAATCGAAATCCGTGGCAACAAGATCAAAGTCACCCTCAACGGCACGCGTATCCTTGAGGCCGACCTCGATAAAGTCGATCTCACCGGCCACAAAGTGATCCCCAAAGGCATCGCGAACAAAACCGGCCACATCGGCTTCGCTGGCCACAACGACCCCGTCGCCTTCCGCAACTTCCGCGTGAAGCGCCTGTGACCTGACCGCCGAAAAAGCCCCCCAATCCCCCTACTTAGCCGCCGGATTCACCCCGGCGGCTTTTTGTGCCAGATTGCCTTCCGAACGACACAACGATGAAGCTGGCTCATGAATCCACCTGACTATGACATTTGGACGATC is a genomic window of Verrucomicrobiaceae bacterium containing:
- a CDS encoding DUF1080 domain-containing protein, with protein sequence MKTQLTLLLALATASISAFAENNTPPAGFTALFNGKDLAGWYGWGTQDPTDLAKMTPEQRAEYRKHSIEGGLKDAKGNDKGDHIHAHWKVENGELVNDGKGLYLTTDKDYGDFELWVDYKMLPLGDSGIYLRGIPQVQIWDFTEKDEKALSLGKQFGSGGLWNNKSPEGKNPLKLMDKPIGEWNTFHVKMIGERATVTLNGEVIVKNAVLENFFANRKAGYLAYGKKDDKKGAAPAAPANWIPDPTFARGPIQLQTHGSEIRWRNVFIREITAEESNTTLGGNWAEEGFTRLDNGIDLSNWQGAVQNYEVVDGAIVCKKGKGGDLLSKEQYTDCIIRFEVQIPEGCNNGIALRTPVGGHSASDGLEIQVIDNDGYNKAHPGKELKEYQYHGSVYHLVGAKPGFLRPAGQWNFEEIEIRGNKIKVTLNGTRILEADLDKVDLTGHKVIPKGIANKTGHIGFAGHNDPVAFRNFRVKRL